The Corallococcus soli sequence CGACGATGCCGAGACGCGAGCGCAGGAAGTACACGCCGGAGTTCAAAGCCCGGGGTGGTGAAGCAGGTGCTGGAGGAGGGCACTGAAGGCGCCCACGGCCGCCTGGGCGACGGTGAGCGGCGGGCCACCGTCAACGGCACCAGGCCTGGCGTCGGCGGCCTGAGCATCGTGGGCGAGTCCACCGTCGACGCGAAGCAACCCGCGGCGGATCCCCGTGATGACGAAGCCCCTCTCCGGCCCGTGCTGGAGAGGGGCTGCTTGTTTCATCCGAAGCGGGGCGCCGTCGGATTACTCGATGGTGGGGGCCTGGCTCATGCCGGCCGTCGGATCCGAGTGGGCCTGCCCGAGCGCGCCACCGAGCAGCGAGCTGCCCGCGGTGCCGACGGCGCCGACGACGCCCGTCACGCCCTGGGCCACGCCCTGCACGCCCTGGGAGACCGCCTGCACGCCCTGGGTGGCGGCCTGCACCAGCTCCGTGATGCTGCTGATCACGGAGGTGATGCCCTCCAGCAGCTTGCCGAGGCTCTCGGTCTTGCTGGAGCCGCCGGCGGAGAAGCCGTCCGCCTGGAGCGACTGCATCAGGGGCGAGGAGAGCGTGGCGTCAGGCCGCTGGGCGCCGCCGGGCAGCGAGGGCGCGGAGAGCGTGGCGTCCGGCAGCTGGGCGCCGCCGGGCAGCGAAGGAGGGGAGAGCATGGGGCCAGGCAGCTGGGCGCCGTTGAGCAGCGAGGACGCGGAGAGCATGGCGTCCGGCAGCTGGGTGGCGGTGTCGAGGAGCGAGGACGACGAGAACCTGGAGTCCGGCTTCTGGGGGCCGTTCGGAGCGTTGGGCGAGGAGGGCCTGGCGTCCGGCTTCTGGGGAGCGTTCGGCGAGTTGGGAGTGGAGAGCTTGGAGTCCGGCTTCTGGGGGCCGTTCGGAGCGTTGGGCGAGGAGGGCCTGGCGTCCGGCTTCTGGGGGACGTTCGGCGAGCTCGGCTTGGAAGACGGGATGTCCTGCGCGGGGGGACGGCGGATGGCGTTGGTGGAGGAGCCGCGAGCGGAGGAGAGCTTCATGGGGGAACTCGTTTCGGAAGAAGAGGGTGGTTGCCGCGTTCAGCGTTGAGTCCACCCATAGCAGCGGGCGTGCCAGCGCCCTGGAAGCCTGGGGCACGCGCAATCCATTGATCTTCCTCGGCTTGGAAGCGCGCCAACGCGGCGCCGCGCGGCGCGGCCTGATGACCGCCGTCATTCCCTGGTGTCTCCTGTCACCATGCGCGGTCCGCGACGTGGGGGGGATTCGGCTCGAACCAGCGGGAACGCGCCTGCGGGCAGTGGGTCGCCCTGCTTGGGAGCGGCGGCAATCGAGTCCATGCCGCGCGGCGCTTCAGGTCGCGTCGTGGAAGATGATGCCCGCGGTATGTCGTTGCCCTGAGCGCACCCGGCTGACGCCGTGCCGGAGGTTGACGCGGTAGGTGCCCCGCGTGCCCTGCACCGGGCGGTGATGCACCGCGAAGACGACCGCGTCGCCCTGTCGCAGGGGGACGACCTCCGGCCGTGACTGCATCCGGGGCCGCTGCTCCGACAGCACGAACTCCCCGCCCGTGAAGTCCCGCCCCGGCTCGGACAGGAGGAGGGCCACTTGGAGCGGGAAGACGTGCTCCCCGTACAGGTCCTGGTGCAGGCAGTTGTAGTCCTCCGGGCCGTACCGCAGCAGCAGGGGCGTGGGCCGCGCCTGTCCCGCCGCGTGACAGCGCGCGAGGAAGTCCGCGTGGACATCCGGATACCGCACGTCGATGCCCATCGCCGTGTTCCAGCGGTTCGCAATGGGCGCGAGCCAGGGATACAGCGCCGTCCTCAGCTCCGACACCACCTCCGGCAGGGGATACTCGAAGTATTGGTATTCCCCCCGCCCGAACCCGTGACGCGCCATCACCACCCGGCTGCGAAACGCATCCTCTACGTCGTACAGCAGCGCCAGGGCCTCGCACTCCTCGGGGGTGAGCAGCCGCTCCACGCTCGCGCAGCCCCGTGCATCCAGTTCCTTGGCCACCATGTCCCACGCCACCGCGCCCACCCGGGCCGCAATCCCAGCCATGGGGGCCTTCACGAGCGCGCCTCCCGCCCTCATCGGTTCGCCTCCCGGTCCAGCAGCGCGCGCTTGCGCTCCACGCCCCAACGGTAGCCCGACAGGGCACCGTCGTTGCGCACCACCCGGTGGCAGGGAATGGCCACGGCCAGCGCGTTCGCGCCGCACGCCTGCGCCACGGCCCGCACCGACTTCGGGGAGCCAATCCGCTCCGCGATGTCCGTGTAGCTCGCCGTCGCGCCCGCCGGAATCTCCCGCAGCGCCTGCCACACGCGTTGTTGGAACGCCGTGCCTCGCACGTCCAGGGGCAGGTCCAGCCCCACGCGGGGGGCCTCCACGAAGCCCACCACCCGCGCCACCAGCTGCTCGAACTCCGCGTCCCCACCCACCAGCGTCGCCTGGGGGAAGCGGTCCTGGAGGTCCTTCGCCAGCGCGTCGGGGTCTTCCCCCATCAGGATGGCGCACACGCCCCGGTCGCTCGTGGCCACGAGGATGGGGCCCAGGGTGCATTCGCCAATCGCGAAGCGGATTTCGGTGTTCGCGCCACCGGCGCGGAAGTTCGTCGGAGTCATGCCCAGGACCTGGCTGGAGGTTTCGTAGAAGCGCCCGCTGGAGTTGAACCCCGCGTCGTAGATGGCCTCGGTGACGGAGCCGCGCCGCGCGAGGCCCGTGCGGATCCGCTCGGCCCGGTGCGCCGCCGCGTAGGCCTTGGGCGTCAGCCCGGTGACGGCCTTGAACACGCGGTGGAGGTGATGGGGGCTCAGGCCCGCGCGCTCCGCCAACGCCTCCAGGCTCGGTGGCTGCTCCGCCCCCTGGATGAAGCGGCACAGCTCGGCCACCTGATCCGCGTGCCGCGAAGCGAGCGAGGGCTGGCCCGGCTTGCAGCGTTTGCACGCCCGGAACCCCGCCTGCTCCGCCTCGGCGGTCGTCGCGTGGAAGCCGACGTTCTCCGGCCGGGGCGTCCGGGCCCCGCAGGACGGACGGCAGTACACGCCCGTCGTCTTCACGGAATAGAAGAAGCGCCCATCCGCGCTCGCATCCCGCGCCACGACCGAGCCCCAGCGCGCATCGCCCAGCGTCACCGCCGCGAGGGCTTCCACCTTCGTCTTCACGTGCGTTGCCTCCCAGCGGTCTCCATGACCACGCCAGGAAGCTAACCCCGGCGCTCCAGGCCAGCACTCCGCGTCTTGCTCTTGAATTCGGAAGGGGCCCCGCGCCCCGGCACCTGGAGCGCGGGGCCCCGCGAAGCCGCTACCGGCAGGCGTCCACGAGCCGGCGCTCCGGCCGCTGCGTCCAGCCGCGCTCATGGTAGGCGGCGCCCACCACCAGCGGCATCGTCACCGTGGCCTCGCCGTACACCATCTGTTCGTGCACGGTGGACACCTTGCCCCAGCTGCTGGCCTCGCGCAGCGTGGAGCCCGACAGCGCGCCGTCCCGTTCGTCCGCCACGGTGAGCTGCACCGCGTACTTGTGCATGGACACCGGCTGGTCCACGAAGTCCGCCGCCACCACGATGTCCTGGGCGAAGTTCTTCGGCACGCCGCCGCCCACAATGAAGAGGCCGGAGTCCTCCAGCTTCAGCCGGCACTTCGTCAGCTCCAGGAAGTCCCTGGCGCTGTCGATGGACACCTGCGGCTTCCCCGCCCGGTGCCACTGGTGGTGCACCAGCCCGAAGCCCGCCGAGCAGTCGCTGAACGCCGGGCAGAAGATGGGGACGCCCGCCTGGTGCGCCGCCAGCACCACGCTGTCCTTGTTCTTCGCGTGCGTCTCCAGGTAGCGGCCCATCTCGGTGATGAACTCG is a genomic window containing:
- a CDS encoding 2OG-Fe(II) oxygenase codes for the protein MAGIAARVGAVAWDMVAKELDARGCASVERLLTPEECEALALLYDVEDAFRSRVVMARHGFGRGEYQYFEYPLPEVVSELRTALYPWLAPIANRWNTAMGIDVRYPDVHADFLARCHAAGQARPTPLLLRYGPEDYNCLHQDLYGEHVFPLQVALLLSEPGRDFTGGEFVLSEQRPRMQSRPEVVPLRQGDAVVFAVHHRPVQGTRGTYRVNLRHGVSRVRSGQRHTAGIIFHDAT
- the ada gene encoding bifunctional DNA-binding transcriptional regulator/O6-methylguanine-DNA methyltransferase Ada encodes the protein MKTKVEALAAVTLGDARWGSVVARDASADGRFFYSVKTTGVYCRPSCGARTPRPENVGFHATTAEAEQAGFRACKRCKPGQPSLASRHADQVAELCRFIQGAEQPPSLEALAERAGLSPHHLHRVFKAVTGLTPKAYAAAHRAERIRTGLARRGSVTEAIYDAGFNSSGRFYETSSQVLGMTPTNFRAGGANTEIRFAIGECTLGPILVATSDRGVCAILMGEDPDALAKDLQDRFPQATLVGGDAEFEQLVARVVGFVEAPRVGLDLPLDVRGTAFQQRVWQALREIPAGATASYTDIAERIGSPKSVRAVAQACGANALAVAIPCHRVVRNDGALSGYRWGVERKRALLDREANR
- a CDS encoding 1,9-bis(guanidino)-5-aza-nonane synthase — translated: MTTTPSKQALLRDTIQHIDIKAFDVRPLVQAMGHMAFQARNLGRAASLYDAMLRDEKCGVILCLAGSLFSAGLKQVVVDMVRHRMVDAIVSTGALIVDQDFFEALGFHHYKGRADADDNALRDLSIDRIYDTYIDEDQLRVCDATIAAIAAELEPRPYSSREFITEMGRYLETHAKNKDSVVLAAHQAGVPIFCPAFSDCSAGFGLVHHQWHRAGKPQVSIDSARDFLELTKCRLKLEDSGLFIVGGGVPKNFAQDIVVAADFVDQPVSMHKYAVQLTVADERDGALSGSTLREASSWGKVSTVHEQMVYGEATVTMPLVVGAAYHERGWTQRPERRLVDACR